A genomic stretch from Erwinia sp. E_sp_B01_1 includes:
- the xdhA gene encoding xanthine dehydrogenase small subunit, whose amino-acid sequence MIQFLLNQTLVTEHELDPNLTVLNYLRQNQRRCGTKEGCASGDCGACTVTLGHVENGKMVFETANSCLTFVSTLQGKQLITVEDLKQGDELHPVQQAMVDCHASQCGFCTPGFVMSIFTLQKNSSGSHKETEQALAGNLCRCTGYRPIVEAARQVCEAPLVDRFQQQEAATVTRLNALKTTDVQTLTLNGNTCLLPKTVAQLADLLAENPTATLLAGGTDLALQVTQHYKALPMIIALEQIDELKACQITPDGIILGAGASLHHCYRLLADEIPEFAAMLERFASLQIRYQGTLGGNIANGSPIGDTPPMLLALNASVDLQKGQQIRRIPLSDFFLSYRKTALEPGEFIRSVSIPKVTASQSFRAWKVSKRLEDDISAVFAAFLLDTDASGIVTEARIAFGGMAETARRATQCENALTGKAFTLATVEKACAALEQDFTPLSDFRASAAYRLQIAKNLLRRYYASQTDELNVLEVSRYVS is encoded by the coding sequence ATGATCCAGTTTCTGTTGAACCAGACCTTAGTGACCGAACACGAGCTCGATCCCAATCTTACCGTGCTGAACTACCTTCGTCAGAATCAGCGGCGCTGCGGTACCAAAGAGGGCTGTGCTTCCGGCGACTGCGGCGCATGTACCGTGACGCTGGGCCATGTGGAAAACGGAAAAATGGTCTTTGAGACCGCCAACAGTTGCCTGACATTTGTCAGCACTCTGCAGGGGAAGCAGCTGATCACCGTTGAGGATTTAAAGCAGGGAGATGAGCTGCATCCCGTTCAGCAGGCAATGGTGGATTGCCACGCCTCACAGTGTGGATTCTGTACGCCAGGCTTTGTGATGTCGATCTTCACCCTGCAAAAAAACAGTAGCGGTTCGCATAAGGAGACAGAGCAGGCGCTGGCGGGAAATCTTTGCCGCTGTACCGGCTATCGTCCCATTGTTGAGGCGGCGCGTCAGGTTTGTGAAGCGCCTTTAGTCGATCGTTTTCAACAGCAGGAAGCTGCCACAGTGACGCGGCTCAACGCGCTTAAAACCACAGATGTCCAGACCCTGACGCTGAATGGAAACACCTGTTTGCTGCCGAAAACGGTGGCACAACTGGCGGACCTGCTGGCAGAAAATCCCACGGCCACGCTGCTTGCTGGGGGGACCGATCTGGCGCTGCAGGTGACACAGCATTATAAAGCGTTACCCATGATTATTGCTCTGGAGCAGATCGATGAACTCAAAGCCTGCCAGATCACCCCGGACGGCATAATACTGGGGGCGGGTGCCTCGTTGCATCACTGTTACCGGCTGCTTGCGGATGAAATTCCAGAATTTGCAGCGATGCTGGAAAGGTTCGCTTCGCTGCAAATCCGCTATCAGGGAACGCTGGGAGGGAACATTGCTAACGGTTCGCCGATAGGTGACACCCCGCCGATGCTGCTGGCGCTTAATGCCTCTGTCGATTTACAGAAAGGGCAGCAGATTCGCCGGATTCCGCTCAGTGATTTTTTCCTCTCTTACCGCAAAACAGCGCTGGAACCCGGGGAGTTTATTCGCTCCGTAAGCATTCCAAAAGTGACCGCGTCACAATCTTTCCGTGCCTGGAAAGTCTCTAAACGGCTGGAAGATGATATCTCTGCCGTTTTTGCCGCGTTTCTACTGGATACTGACGCTTCGGGCATCGTTACAGAGGCGAGAATTGCTTTCGGCGGTATGGCTGAAACCGCCCGCCGCGCCACCCAGTGTGAAAATGCGCTTACCGGCAAAGCCTTTACGCTCGCGACCGTTGAAAAGGCCTGTGCCGCACTGGAACAGGATTTCACCCCGCTGAGCGATTTTCGGGCCAGCGCCGCCTATCGCCTGCAAATCGCTAAAAATCTGTTACGCCGCTATTACGCCTCGCAGACAGATGAACTCAACGTACTGGAGGTATCACGCTATGTCTCATAA
- the xdhB gene encoding xanthine dehydrogenase molybdopterin binding subunit, translated as MSHNRPEVAAEVIARQYREGIQSGVGKSNKHESADKHVSGEALYIDDKLELPGLLHLCPKLSIHAHARILGINTEPCYAIPGVVQVVTWQQVPGELDIGPLEPGDPLLAKELVEYVGQVVLVVAAETPDAARQAAEAAIIEYEVLTPVLDVKEALEKQHFVQQPHVHQRGDAGAALARATHRLKGEFHIGGQEHFYLETQVAMVIPGEDRSLQVFSSTQNPTEVQKLVASVMGLTMNKVTIDMRRMGGGFGGKETQAAGVACLCAVAARLTNRPVKMRLARRDDMQMTGKRHPFYVRYDVGVDQDGRFCGVKIDLAGNCGYSLDLSGSIIDRAMFHADNAYYLGDALITGYRCRTNTASNTAYRGFGGPQGMVAIEQIMDHIARELRLDPLEIRKRNYYGKQDRNITHYHQQVEGNLLDEMTETLETSSSYAARRKEIQAFNSGSPWLKRGLALTPVKFGISFTSSFLNQAGALILIYTDGTVQLNHGGTEMGQGLNTKVAQIVAEVLQIDVDQIQVTATDTGKVPNTSPTAASSGADLNGKAAQNAAEILRDRLTEMLCRLHQCQPDDVSFSNGIVRVREHYFTFPDVAQMAWLNQVPLSATGYYKVPGIHYDRQAGRGTPFYYFVFGAACVEVIIDTLTGEYRLLRADILHDVGASLNPAIDIGQVEGGFVQGVGWLTCEELVWNEKGRLMTDGPASYKIPAIGDVPADLRVTLVENRKNPKETVFHSKAVGEPPFMLGIAAWCALQDAVASVGNYQQHPLLDAPATPERVFWGAERLRQEVSDAS; from the coding sequence ATGTCTCATAACCGACCAGAGGTTGCCGCAGAAGTGATTGCCCGCCAGTACCGCGAAGGGATCCAGAGCGGTGTGGGCAAGAGCAATAAGCATGAGAGCGCGGACAAACATGTCTCGGGTGAAGCCCTCTACATCGATGACAAGCTGGAACTGCCGGGCCTGCTTCACCTTTGTCCAAAATTGAGTATTCACGCTCATGCCCGCATCCTCGGCATCAATACTGAACCCTGCTACGCCATTCCGGGTGTGGTGCAGGTAGTGACCTGGCAACAGGTGCCGGGCGAGCTGGATATCGGCCCGCTGGAGCCTGGCGATCCGCTGCTGGCGAAGGAGCTGGTGGAGTATGTCGGCCAGGTGGTGCTGGTGGTGGCGGCTGAAACGCCAGACGCAGCCCGTCAGGCTGCCGAAGCGGCAATCATTGAGTATGAAGTGCTGACGCCGGTGCTGGATGTGAAAGAGGCGCTGGAAAAGCAGCACTTCGTCCAGCAGCCGCATGTTCATCAGCGGGGAGATGCGGGGGCCGCGCTGGCGCGGGCAACTCACCGGCTGAAGGGAGAATTTCATATTGGCGGCCAGGAACATTTTTACCTGGAAACTCAGGTGGCGATGGTGATCCCCGGCGAAGACCGGTCACTTCAGGTTTTCTCCTCCACCCAGAACCCGACCGAGGTACAGAAGCTGGTCGCCTCAGTCATGGGGCTGACCATGAACAAAGTCACCATTGATATGCGGCGCATGGGCGGCGGATTTGGCGGCAAAGAGACTCAGGCGGCTGGTGTGGCCTGCCTGTGCGCCGTCGCGGCAAGGCTCACTAACCGTCCGGTGAAAATGCGCCTGGCGCGGCGGGATGATATGCAGATGACCGGCAAACGACATCCGTTTTATGTCCGTTACGACGTTGGCGTGGATCAGGACGGTCGTTTTTGCGGCGTAAAAATAGACCTGGCGGGAAACTGCGGCTATTCGCTGGATCTCTCCGGCTCAATTATCGACCGCGCCATGTTCCACGCGGACAACGCTTATTACCTCGGTGATGCTCTGATTACCGGCTATCGCTGCCGGACCAACACCGCCTCGAACACCGCCTATCGCGGGTTTGGCGGCCCACAGGGCATGGTGGCGATTGAGCAAATTATGGATCATATTGCCCGTGAACTGCGGCTTGATCCGCTGGAAATCCGCAAGCGGAACTACTATGGCAAGCAGGATCGCAACATCACCCATTACCACCAGCAGGTTGAGGGCAACCTGTTAGACGAGATGACCGAAACGCTGGAAACCAGCTCTTCTTATGCGGCCCGGCGCAAGGAAATACAGGCGTTCAATAGCGGCAGTCCCTGGCTGAAACGCGGCCTGGCACTGACGCCGGTGAAGTTTGGCATCTCCTTTACTTCCAGTTTCCTGAACCAGGCGGGCGCGCTGATCCTGATCTATACCGACGGTACGGTTCAACTGAACCACGGCGGCACAGAAATGGGTCAGGGGCTGAATACCAAGGTGGCGCAGATTGTGGCCGAAGTGCTGCAAATCGACGTCGACCAGATTCAGGTCACCGCGACTGACACCGGCAAAGTGCCCAATACCTCGCCGACAGCGGCTTCCAGCGGTGCCGATTTGAACGGCAAGGCGGCACAGAATGCCGCTGAGATCCTGCGTGACCGGCTGACAGAAATGCTGTGCAGGCTGCACCAGTGCCAGCCTGATGACGTAAGCTTCAGCAATGGGATCGTCAGGGTCAGAGAGCACTACTTTACCTTCCCGGACGTGGCGCAAATGGCCTGGCTGAATCAGGTGCCGCTTTCCGCCACCGGCTATTACAAAGTCCCCGGCATTCACTACGATCGTCAGGCCGGGCGCGGCACGCCGTTCTACTACTTCGTCTTTGGCGCTGCCTGTGTCGAGGTCATTATCGATACCCTGACCGGCGAATATCGTTTGCTGCGCGCGGATATTCTGCATGATGTGGGAGCTTCACTGAATCCGGCAATTGATATCGGTCAGGTGGAGGGCGGTTTCGTGCAGGGGGTGGGCTGGCTGACCTGTGAGGAGCTGGTGTGGAACGAGAAAGGGCGGCTGATGACTGACGGCCCGGCCAGCTACAAAATCCCGGCCATTGGCGATGTCCCTGCCGATCTGCGTGTAACGCTGGTAGAAAACCGTAAAAACCCGAAAGAGACTGTGTTTCACTCCAAAGCCGTGGGTGAGCCCCCCTTTATGCTGGGGATTGCCGCCTGGTGCGCCCTGCAGGATGCGGTTGCCAGCGTGGGCAATTATCAGCAGCATCCTTTGCTGGATGCCCCGGCGACGCCGGAAAGGGTGTTCTGGGGAGCAGAGAGGCTGAGGCAGGAGGTGTCTGATGCATCCTGA
- the xdhC gene encoding xanthine dehydrogenase accessory protein XdhC: MHPDNWITVLTQLQQKGKPCVLLTVLDEKGSVPRDRGSKMVVTADKTWLTIGGGHLEFQCIATAREMLATGESTTRSEHFNLGARLGQCCGGMTTVLFEPLLQAQPQIVVFGAGHVGQALVTLLATLPCHITWVDERAEQFSSVPDGVTVCCSEDPTEQVSLMPKGSYYVVMTHHHPRDLELCEHILKRGDYRYFGVIGSQTKRQRFEYRLEGKGFSRQQLDTMRCPVGLPDVTGKLPAEIAVAIAGEIIACYQRAD; encoded by the coding sequence ATGCATCCTGATAACTGGATAACCGTGTTGACCCAGCTTCAGCAAAAAGGCAAACCCTGCGTTCTGCTGACGGTGCTGGATGAAAAAGGATCGGTGCCGCGTGACCGTGGCAGCAAAATGGTGGTTACGGCGGACAAAACCTGGCTGACAATTGGTGGAGGGCATCTGGAATTTCAGTGTATCGCCACCGCCAGAGAGATGCTGGCAACCGGTGAGTCCACAACACGCAGCGAACATTTCAACCTTGGTGCGCGGCTGGGACAGTGCTGCGGCGGCATGACCACCGTGCTGTTTGAGCCTCTTTTACAGGCACAGCCCCAAATCGTGGTGTTCGGCGCGGGCCACGTCGGACAGGCGCTGGTGACGCTGTTGGCGACGTTACCCTGTCACATAACCTGGGTGGATGAACGGGCTGAGCAGTTCTCCAGCGTGCCTGATGGCGTAACTGTCTGCTGTTCTGAAGACCCCACCGAGCAGGTCAGCCTGATGCCCAAGGGCAGCTATTATGTGGTGATGACTCATCATCATCCCCGTGACCTTGAACTCTGTGAGCATATCCTTAAACGTGGCGATTACCGCTATTTTGGCGTCATCGGATCGCAGACAAAACGCCAGCGCTTTGAATACCGGCTGGAGGGCAAAGGCTTCAGCCGCCAGCAGCTTGACACTATGCGTTGCCCGGTTGGTTTACCGGATGTGACCGGTAAACTCCCGGCCGAGATTGCGGTAGCGATAGCGGGAGAAATCATTGCCTGTTATCAACGGGCTGATTGA
- the dcp gene encoding peptidyl-dipeptidase Dcp, which yields MQANPFSQASTLPYQAPPFDKISDRDYRPALEEAIRQKREEVQQLADNPEAPCFANTFEALEKCGLMLRRVENVFGAMTSANTNATLQALDEEMSPRLAALNDEIHLNSKLFSRLDQVYQQRDAAGLSGEALRLTEVIWQKFQLAGASLAEQQKTELKALNQQAATLSTQFTNRLLAGTKAGGLIITDQEQLAGLSPAELAVAAQAAAERGLQGQWWLALQNTTQQPVLQNLGNRETREALFDHAWRRTEKNDANDTRQLIVQLAAVRAQQAQLLGFSSFAEWKLQDQMAKTPQAALEFMRAIVPAATRRATREAADIQAVIDRKERFSLAPWDWLFYAEQVRAEKYDLDESQIKPYFEVTSVLENGVFYAATQLFGITFARRSDIPVWHPDVCVYEIIDKNGLPMALFYTDFFKRESKGGGAWMSNFVDQSRLLGTQPVIYNVCNYTKPPEGQSALISWDDVITLFHEFGHTLHGLFAEQRYPSLSGTNTPRDFVEFPSQINEHWASNEQVFSHYARHCETGEPMPQALRDKLVKASRFNKGYDMTELLAAALLDLHWHSLPADAPQQEVASFEKSALQADNIDLPQVPPRYRSSYFQHIWGNGYAAGYYAYIWTQMLADDGFEWFNEQGGLTAENGQIFREKILSRGNSEDLRQLYAEWRGHDPEIEPMLINRGLKE from the coding sequence ATGCAAGCCAACCCGTTCAGTCAGGCCAGTACTCTGCCTTACCAGGCACCGCCTTTTGATAAGATCAGCGATCGGGATTATCGTCCGGCGCTGGAAGAAGCGATACGCCAGAAGCGCGAAGAAGTGCAGCAGCTGGCGGATAATCCTGAGGCTCCCTGTTTTGCAAATACCTTTGAGGCGCTGGAAAAATGCGGGTTAATGCTGCGGCGCGTGGAAAATGTCTTTGGTGCCATGACTTCCGCCAACACCAATGCCACTTTACAGGCGCTGGATGAAGAGATGTCGCCCCGGCTTGCGGCACTGAATGACGAAATCCACCTTAACAGCAAGCTTTTCAGCCGCCTTGATCAGGTTTACCAGCAGCGCGATGCCGCAGGTTTATCCGGTGAAGCGCTGCGGCTGACAGAGGTCATCTGGCAAAAATTTCAGCTTGCGGGTGCCAGTCTTGCCGAACAGCAAAAAACCGAACTGAAAGCCCTGAATCAGCAGGCTGCCACGCTGAGCACGCAGTTCACTAACCGTCTGCTGGCCGGGACCAAAGCCGGGGGACTGATTATTACCGATCAGGAGCAACTGGCTGGCCTGAGTCCGGCTGAGCTGGCCGTGGCGGCCCAGGCCGCCGCCGAGCGTGGATTGCAGGGCCAGTGGTGGCTGGCACTGCAAAACACTACGCAGCAGCCCGTTTTGCAGAACCTTGGAAACCGGGAAACGCGTGAAGCCTTGTTCGATCATGCCTGGCGACGCACTGAAAAAAACGATGCTAACGACACCCGCCAGCTGATAGTGCAACTCGCCGCTGTCCGTGCGCAGCAGGCGCAGTTGCTTGGTTTCAGCAGTTTTGCTGAGTGGAAATTGCAGGATCAGATGGCGAAAACGCCTCAGGCAGCGCTGGAATTTATGCGGGCTATCGTTCCCGCGGCCACCCGTCGTGCCACAAGAGAGGCCGCAGATATTCAGGCGGTAATCGATCGTAAAGAGCGCTTCAGCCTGGCGCCCTGGGACTGGCTGTTCTATGCCGAACAGGTTCGTGCTGAGAAATACGATCTGGATGAAAGTCAGATCAAACCCTATTTTGAAGTGACCAGCGTGCTGGAAAACGGCGTGTTCTACGCTGCCACGCAGCTTTTTGGCATCACCTTCGCGCGGCGCAGCGATATTCCTGTCTGGCATCCGGACGTTTGCGTGTATGAGATCATCGACAAAAATGGTCTGCCGATGGCGCTGTTCTACACCGACTTTTTCAAAAGAGAGAGCAAGGGCGGCGGGGCCTGGATGAGTAACTTCGTCGACCAGTCCCGCCTGCTCGGCACGCAACCGGTGATTTATAATGTCTGCAACTACACCAAACCTCCGGAAGGCCAGTCTGCACTGATCTCCTGGGATGACGTGATCACCCTGTTTCACGAATTCGGTCATACCCTGCACGGCCTGTTTGCTGAGCAGCGCTATCCCAGCCTGTCCGGCACCAATACACCCCGGGATTTTGTCGAATTCCCTTCGCAAATCAATGAACACTGGGCCAGCAATGAGCAGGTGTTTAGCCACTATGCCCGCCACTGTGAGACCGGCGAACCCATGCCTCAGGCATTGCGGGACAAGCTGGTGAAAGCCAGCAGGTTCAATAAAGGCTACGACATGACCGAGCTGCTGGCCGCCGCCTTGCTGGATCTCCACTGGCACAGCCTGCCGGCTGATGCCCCTCAACAGGAAGTGGCCAGCTTTGAAAAAAGTGCCTTACAGGCTGATAACATCGATCTGCCGCAGGTCCCCCCTCGTTACCGTTCGAGCTATTTCCAGCATATCTGGGGAAATGGCTATGCCGCAGGCTACTACGCCTATATCTGGACGCAGATGCTGGCAGACGATGGATTTGAGTGGTTTAACGAGCAGGGCGGTCTGACCGCCGAAAACGGTCAGATTTTCCGGGAGAAAATACTCTCACGGGGTAACAGCGAGGATCTCAGGCAGCTGTATGCAGAGTGGCGCGGTCATGATCCGGAGATTGAACCGATGCTGATTAACCGTGGGCTGAAAGAGTAA
- the hpxO gene encoding FAD-dependent urate hydroxylase HpxO, translating to MKAIVIGAGIGGMCTAIALQRFGIESEVYEAVKEIRPVGAAISVWPNGVKCLNFLGMKEKLRQLGGPMHSMAYHDWQTGTTLTRFSLEPLVTDSGERPYPVARAALQAMLLDTYGREKVQFGKRVARVEQDENGVTAWFEDGSRAQGDLLIACDGTHSVVRQYVLNRTVERRYAGYVNWNGLVDIDESIAPAQQWTTFVGEGKRVSLMPVASNRFYFFFDVPLPAGLDEDRSTVREDLTRYFTGWAGPVQKLIEQINPDTTNRVEIHDIDPFPELVKGRVALLGDAAHSTTPDIGQGGCAAMEDAVVLANSLQTNSLGIEDALLRYQFKRADRVKDLVLKARKRCDVTHGKEMDVTQQWYEDLKSETGERIISGMCDTIQGGPLA from the coding sequence ATGAAAGCAATAGTAATTGGTGCCGGTATCGGCGGCATGTGCACGGCAATAGCCCTGCAGCGTTTTGGCATAGAGTCTGAGGTGTATGAAGCCGTTAAGGAGATCAGGCCGGTTGGTGCGGCGATATCCGTCTGGCCAAATGGCGTCAAGTGCCTGAATTTTCTCGGGATGAAAGAAAAACTGCGCCAGCTTGGCGGCCCGATGCACTCTATGGCCTATCACGACTGGCAGACAGGCACAACGCTGACCCGGTTCAGTCTTGAACCTCTGGTTACCGATTCGGGTGAACGTCCTTACCCTGTTGCACGGGCCGCGTTACAGGCAATGTTGCTGGATACTTATGGCCGCGAAAAAGTGCAGTTTGGCAAACGTGTTGCCCGCGTGGAGCAGGACGAAAATGGCGTGACGGCATGGTTTGAAGATGGCAGCCGGGCCCAGGGCGATTTACTGATTGCCTGTGATGGCACCCACTCCGTGGTACGCCAATATGTGCTGAACCGAACCGTTGAACGCCGTTACGCCGGCTATGTGAACTGGAACGGGCTGGTGGACATTGATGAAAGCATCGCCCCGGCACAGCAATGGACCACCTTTGTCGGTGAAGGAAAGCGGGTTTCGCTGATGCCGGTGGCCAGTAATCGTTTTTACTTCTTCTTTGATGTGCCGCTGCCTGCGGGGCTTGACGAAGATCGCAGCACCGTCCGTGAAGATCTGACCCGCTACTTTACTGGCTGGGCCGGACCGGTACAAAAACTCATTGAGCAGATCAATCCCGACACCACCAACCGGGTAGAAATTCATGATATCGATCCCTTCCCGGAACTGGTTAAAGGCCGGGTAGCGCTGCTGGGGGATGCAGCCCACAGCACCACGCCCGATATTGGTCAGGGGGGATGTGCGGCGATGGAAGATGCGGTGGTGCTGGCCAATAGTCTGCAGACGAATTCGCTGGGCATTGAAGACGCCCTGCTGCGCTATCAGTTTAAGCGCGCTGACCGGGTGAAAGATCTGGTGCTGAAGGCCCGTAAACGCTGCGATGTGACCCACGGCAAAGAGATGGACGTCACGCAGCAGTGGTATGAAGATCTGAAAAGTGAAACCGGCGAACGTATTATCAGCGGCATGTGCGACACCATTCAGGGTGGCCCGCTGGCCTGA
- a CDS encoding aspartate/glutamate racemase family protein, with product MAIIACLHAARSNIAVFEEALNALEFEDVELLHRVESQWLDQAVEASEVTPEIAEHVRQAIEELCQHADAVIVTCTTLGVVAWDARQFSKPVLRIDATLAKAASRYHGSVLVLCTAQSTLESTTHLFAAFVTGDRLAVELIPRAWAYFNDGDIEAYHREIAHYIQQRPECALGCIVLAQASMAGAEKYIHSTLAVLTGPQVVLQAAIEATW from the coding sequence ATGGCCATTATTGCCTGTCTGCATGCTGCAAGAAGTAACATCGCTGTTTTTGAAGAAGCGCTGAATGCGCTTGAATTTGAGGATGTTGAGTTGCTGCATCGGGTCGAAAGCCAGTGGCTGGACCAGGCAGTAGAAGCCAGCGAAGTCACGCCTGAAATTGCGGAACATGTCCGGCAGGCCATTGAAGAGTTATGCCAGCACGCTGATGCGGTGATTGTCACCTGCACCACATTGGGTGTGGTCGCCTGGGATGCCAGGCAGTTCAGCAAACCCGTATTGCGGATCGATGCCACGCTGGCAAAAGCGGCGTCACGTTATCACGGCTCTGTTCTGGTGCTGTGCACCGCGCAAAGTACCCTGGAATCCACTACACATCTCTTCGCTGCCTTTGTCACCGGCGACAGGCTGGCCGTGGAGCTAATCCCCCGAGCCTGGGCATACTTTAATGACGGCGACATTGAAGCCTACCACCGTGAGATTGCCCACTATATTCAGCAGCGTCCTGAGTGTGCGCTGGGCTGTATCGTGCTGGCTCAGGCTTCGATGGCCGGGGCAGAAAAATATATCCACAGTACGCTGGCCGTTCTGACCGGGCCGCAGGTTGTGCTGCAGGCGGCAATCGAAGCCACCTGGTGA
- a CDS encoding DUF441 domain-containing protein: MFDLTLFILLFLAGLSYFSHNMTVAIALLTLIVVRMTPLNAMFPWIEKQGVTVGIIILTIGVMAPIASGAIPTTTLMHSFLNWKSLLAIGIGIFVSWVGGRGVTLMSSQPSVVGGLLIGTIIGVSLFRGVPVGPLIAAGLVSLFIGKM; encoded by the coding sequence ATGTTCGATCTGACTTTATTTATCCTGCTTTTTCTGGCTGGCCTGAGTTATTTCAGCCACAACATGACCGTAGCCATAGCCTTACTGACGCTGATTGTAGTGCGAATGACGCCTCTGAACGCCATGTTTCCCTGGATTGAAAAGCAGGGGGTCACGGTGGGGATCATTATTCTTACCATCGGCGTAATGGCGCCCATCGCCAGCGGGGCCATCCCAACGACCACGCTGATGCATTCATTTCTCAACTGGAAATCCCTGCTGGCTATCGGCATTGGCATTTTTGTTTCCTGGGTAGGCGGACGCGGCGTTACGCTGATGAGCAGCCAGCCCAGCGTGGTCGGCGGTTTATTGATAGGCACCATCATTGGGGTATCCCTGTTTCGTGGCGTGCCTGTTGGGCCACTGATTGCCGCGGGTCTGGTTTCCCTGTTTATCGGCAAGATGTAA
- a CDS encoding Glu/Leu/Phe/Val dehydrogenase: MDKLSYISEGSTTAWSTYLQQIDRVAPYLGELNRWIDTLRRPKRALIVDIPLQMDDGTIRHFEGFRVQHNLSRGPGKGGVRYHPNVDLNEVMALSAWMTIKCAAVNLPYGGAKGGIRVDPFKLSEDELERLTRRYTSEIGLIIGPQKDIPAPDVGTNAKVMAWMMDTYSMNHGTTITGVVTGKPIHLGGSLGREKATGRGVYITGREVARRSGIEVEGAKIAVQGFGNVGSEAARLFVEAGARVVVIQDHSATLYNAGGINLTALSEWQHKNKVIAGFPGAEEIDSEAFWTTPMDILIPAALEGQITRERAEVLSCKLVLEGANGPTYPDADDMLTSRGITVVPDVICNAGGVTVSYFEWVQDMASFFWSESEINNRMDKIMTEAMVHVWDKAGEKECSLRTAAYIVACERILMARKDRGIYPG; the protein is encoded by the coding sequence ATGGATAAGCTATCTTACATTTCGGAAGGCAGCACAACGGCCTGGTCAACTTACTTACAGCAAATCGACCGCGTGGCACCCTATCTCGGCGAACTTAACCGCTGGATCGATACCCTTCGTCGGCCTAAACGCGCGCTGATAGTCGATATCCCGCTACAGATGGACGACGGCACCATCCGCCATTTCGAAGGTTTCCGCGTACAGCACAACCTCTCGCGCGGGCCGGGGAAAGGGGGCGTCCGTTACCATCCCAATGTGGATCTGAATGAAGTGATGGCGCTGTCAGCCTGGATGACCATTAAATGTGCTGCGGTAAACCTGCCTTATGGCGGGGCTAAAGGCGGGATTCGTGTCGATCCTTTCAAGCTCTCCGAAGATGAGCTGGAACGCCTGACCCGCCGCTATACCAGTGAGATCGGCCTGATTATCGGCCCGCAGAAAGATATTCCCGCACCGGATGTCGGCACCAATGCCAAAGTGATGGCCTGGATGATGGATACCTACTCCATGAACCACGGCACCACTATCACCGGCGTTGTCACCGGTAAACCTATTCATCTGGGCGGGTCTCTGGGACGTGAAAAAGCCACCGGACGGGGCGTCTATATCACTGGCCGTGAGGTCGCGCGTCGCTCAGGGATTGAAGTTGAAGGGGCGAAGATTGCCGTGCAGGGCTTTGGTAATGTAGGAAGTGAAGCGGCACGTCTGTTTGTTGAAGCTGGCGCGCGCGTCGTGGTGATTCAGGATCACTCCGCCACCCTTTACAATGCCGGGGGCATAAACCTGACCGCGCTGAGCGAATGGCAGCACAAAAATAAGGTCATTGCTGGTTTCCCTGGTGCAGAAGAGATCGACAGCGAAGCTTTCTGGACTACACCGATGGATATTCTGATCCCGGCCGCGCTGGAAGGTCAGATCACCCGCGAGCGTGCCGAAGTGCTGAGCTGCAAGCTGGTGCTTGAAGGTGCCAATGGCCCGACCTATCCCGACGCCGATGATATGCTGACGTCACGGGGCATCACCGTGGTGCCGGACGTGATCTGTAACGCCGGTGGCGTAACGGTCAGCTACTTCGAGTGGGTACAGGACATGGCCAGTTTCTTCTGGAGCGAAAGTGAAATTAACAATCGCATGGACAAAATCATGACGGAAGCCATGGTGCATGTCTGGGACAAAGCCGGAGAGAAAGAGTGCAGCCTGCGCACCGCAGCCTATATTGTGGCCTGTGAACGTATTCTGATGGCCCGTAAAGATCGCGGTATTTATCCGGGTTGA